AAAGTAACATTAGACCAAAACTTCCAAGCATTTATGATCGGAATGTTACAAACAgtggcaaaaaataattttaattaactctgGTTTATGTTAGGTCTATtgatttaacttttatttcCCGAGATTATCTCAGTTTAAAACCACTCTGTATACATGACCAGGAAACCACATAAAAGATATACCTCGACCgcttttatcttctttttttttttttttaaatgttgaagcATTTGTTTTGCGTGTTTCGGATGAGagattgttttgtttttattgctgTTGCTTCTAAaggttgtaataattttatatattgtcaAAAGCGTAACGATGTGTCAAGTGTAAGTGTctatgattaaatttaaaataattatttcttgaaTTTAGCTAGAAATTCCTtaattattttgactttttttaaaataacgagTATGTACCCGTGTCGTGTGCCTTCTCATGGACTTTTTGAGTGCAATTTATCCTATAAGTTGCCTTGGCatgagattttattttattttggtattcTTTAGGCTTACCCAATGAAATTTGATaggaaaaatttatcaatttttaaccccccgaaccaaagaggggtgttataaatttgatcactatgtgtgtgtgtgtctgtctgtctgcatGTGGCATCAGAGCGCCTATGATGccactatgtttcaagtgtgagtttagggttccataccttaaacaattaaaaaataggcgatgatctttaaaatcggttcagtttagaTAAGGCTTTaacgaaaaaggtaatttaatggagagtggtcttagatatgttttaagcgcgagtttagggttccgtatccgaaaaatttgttatttccgTCAGATTATAAACTTACTagtacaattttctaaaaaaaaaaaatggccaaAAACCACCCCAACCCGTGCTAACTCGACCAAGACCAACTAAACATGACGCAATGAGTTAATAAGTGTTGAGTTAGTGCTAGTTGATGTGTCTTTTTGTAACTTGTTTACAATCTGACGGAAATTACAATATAACTTTgacatatattaatataattttatcattaagataactattagataaaaatatgaaaattttccagATAAAAAAGGAATagacaattttttatacaattatctGAATAGCAAATAATTCGTTTAATACAGAACGCCACAATCATAATACTATTGCTGtcttaataatttacaattgcaaaattttttaagtattgatttttaagtttattcgaaatattttttattactatttctaaaataaaaaatgtcctCGTCTCCGGATATTCATTCaacgataatttttttctttattctcaTTTTCTTTCCTATTCCTTTTCATGGAATGGTAAAACACCTCTTATTTATATCACTCAGTTTTTAACCTAGGACaaccttaattttaaattagaattatatttttacggtTTTTCACATAATAcgaatagaaatattattctCATGAACCTGcctttatattcaaattatcaAACTCAATAAACCTCTCAAAAATTCAGACAACCCAAAGGTTAGattttgttaagttatattggctgttcacgaGGGACTCACTTAGGCCGTAGAATTCATTCTTTCCGCTAATAAGTCACGGATTATTagctcaattattttgagatgttgagtacacctccttcatgcatataccagatactacaccagcccatcaaattattaattaaattaatttttagttgtgACGACGGGAATCGAAGCCGCTACTCTAGGCATACCGCGTACAGAATTAGTTACGCTTTAATTTAGAATTACATTTTTCAGCTTACTTGAATCTTTTACTGAATATGAGTAGAGCCAAAATGATTTTAGTAATAACAATCAATTGgttcatgaaatatttaaaaaaaattaaatatttttaatttttaatttatagattagctgaattaaaaaaggaaaatggtaaccaattatacaaaataaaacaatatcgtCAAGCATTACCATTATACACAGAAGCAATTGAATTATGTCCAGACAGTGCTGGCTATTATGGCAACCGTGCAGCATGCTACATGATGTTAGGCCGTTACAAAGATGCCTTCGATGATGCACGTAAATCAATACAATTGGATGATCAATATTTAAAAGGTTACATACGTGTTTTAAAATGTAGTCTAGCACTAGGTGATATCGCAACCGCTGAACAATCAATCaacaatattaaacaattatcgATGAATGCAAACACAAACAATGATGATACAAACAACACAGTCTTACAGAGCATTGATAATGAGATTAAATCGTTAAATATCATTAAGTTGTATACGGATGAAGCACAAAAAGCATATGAGAAAAGTGATTATCGTAAAGTTGTTTACTGTATGGATCGTCTCTTAGAACAATGTCCAGCATGTGTCAAGTATAAGTTGATGAAAGCTGAATGTTTAGCATATTTAACACGATATCAGGAAGCACAAGAAATTGCAAATGATATCCTACATATTGATAAATCCAACGCAGATGCTATTTATGTACGCGGTATGTGTTTATTCTATGAGGATAATATCGATCGTGCATTTAGTCATTTTCAACACGTtttacgtttagcaccagatcATACAAAAGCTATGAATATTTACAAACGtgctaaattattaaaacaaaagaaagatGAAGGTAATGAagcttttaaaaagaataaatttgatGAAGCTTATGCTTTATATACGGAAGCGTTAAAAATCGATCAATTTAATGCTATCACGAatgcaaaattatatttcaatcgTGCAattgtgttatcaaaattaaataaattacctgAAGCAATTGCTGATTGCAATGAAGCTCTAAAATTAGATGAGAATTATTTGAAAGCGTTATTACGCCGTGCTAAATGTTATATGGATAGCCAAGATTATGAAGCGGCTGTGCGCGATTATGAGAAAGCATGTAAATTAGATAAAAGTCGTGATAATAAGCGATTATTACAAGATGCTAAATTAGCATTGAAAAAGTCGAAACGTAaggattattataaaatattaggtATTGATAAGAATGCAACAGAGGATGACATTAAGAAAGCGTATCGTAAACGTGCGTTAGTACATCATCCAGATCGACATGCGAATGCATCTGAACATGAACGGAAAGAACAAGAACGTAAATTTAAGGAATTAGGTGAAGCATATGGAATTCTATCTGATCCAAAGAAGAAAGCACGGTATGATAATGGACATGATATTGATGACTTGGAAGGTGGCATGCatggtatgtattattataaattttcgttttaaccATAAGCAATCGGGCGCTTCGCTAGATAGTTCATTTAACATATTCACCACCacataataatagaataattttgatataaattactataattcaaaatttttgattctcgATTTCTGgattatataagataaaaaggcacaaaaactttaatttattttacgacTAAATGAGTAAATgtttcatgtaaaattttttctaatgccAGAATTCAGAatatattaaatcattatttttcccAAATCTAGacctgtgattttttttatttatactaattatgaaataatttttttacagctGATATTGATCCAAATCAAGTGTTCCAATCATTCTTTGGTGGTGGTGTACCAGGACATGCAActgaattcaatttttcatcAGGTGGTTTCCCTGGTGCATTTTCattccaatttggataaattaATCAAGATCAAcaacaatcaaataaatatgataactaCTTATATCTATTATATTCAATAGTTATTTAAACAATGAAACATGACATACCCCTGCCCCTGCCCTGCCATGCCTACATACatacaacatttaaaaataataatattaaaaaaaaatgttactatgttttgtttgttgttttgatgatttgtttattttttacttttgaaaataataattcaaataaattcattacagagttaaaaacatgtttagtttactaaaaaataaataaaattattaataattcattcattaatttcatttatcgttaatttaattaaaaaaaaaaaacgaatcaaTTGACATTCCTTCAAtatgttattttcatcattaataatataaactaatTAACTAACtgttaattgattattaattatattgtatcaaaattcatttgattattattaattaataaaacctaataattaaatttcaatttaattgttattattattattcatttattatttttgagttatattacaatcattaattaatattttaaagtagttaTCCAGTATATTTAGACCGGAGATATAGCCGTTTTTTCATATCCTTACACTTTGTAATTTCAAAAGTTCGTATgtcagaattaaaaattttttttattgactaaGGCTTtgaacttttttcgaaaaaaaacatcTTAGGTCAACTAGTGGtctattatatttcataatcgATCACGAAAAatggtataaataaaatcaattaaaagtaaacttgaaattttgacatgattttttggaattacaTTGGCGATATTATGTACAATCTTGAATATGAAAACAAAAGGTCAGGTCAAAACATTGCTGTCTTTCGTTTTGAAAAAAGTGAACACCCTGCTAAATCTTGTTTTCACCTAAACTATTTCTGCATTAACTcgataacttatttaaaaattaataattataatatgaagaTATAGAACTTCTTGAAATTTGAGAATtcctattataatttaaatgtaaacaatacTTACAGAACTGATTATgtactttttaattactattaatgttataatttaaaataaaatgatttcattattgattcaatgaatttattaagATCATTTGCACAAATTGTCATAAATCGaagtaaaacttatttttaaaaaaactgattttaacgaacaacaaataatacaaaaaaaaactatttacttcATTTAACAGTTAGTCATTCAATTCTGGACGATACGGAGGTCTTGTTCTATTTACCATTACTTTTCCAGTTATTGTTggtctataataattatttttaaatgtataataaattaatagttatctatttaaataatttgtttattatttattaaaaatccgTACTAGAGATGGCTGCGTCGAGCTTTTAATTCCAGTCAAAGATATCGTCCTATATGGTGTCCTATCTCGCTTGATTGAAAGCCTCtgaactttttatttcaatccTGCTTCAAGTCATATTAGTCTACGAGAATTAACGGTTTCAGGGCCAATACAGAACGCGAAATAATCGGAATATATATCGGCGGATGTATGTAGAAAGAGTAATGAAATTTTACcgttttttcattacaaaaggTGGACTAGAATTTTCCATTCGTTGGCGTTTTGTATCTTTTATTGGATAAttcaataaatcatattttgctTTTTCTGAGAACCAAATACGTTGATATTCATTTGATAAgagccaatttatttttatctgtttttcctaattaaattaaattaatattaataataatggcaatttatattaattacataatatgtattttCACCTACACGCTCATATGATGGGGAAAAACTGTTCATTTTTACTTTGATAGAGACAATTTGATCTGGTTGTCGTATTGGGAACGATGGAACCCATTTCTCAAACATTTCAATGtaactaattatattaaatataaattaatacttttcaatataattaattacatttgaaaTGTTGATtgtctaaaattaattaattatggtggattaattattatttaataatggtTATAGCTATCACCTAGGAACTTAACAATTATTAGTCTAAGAGACGACTGTCAGATTACTTAttagcttttaatttatttctctttttaTGTTAAAGTAaagcttttccaaaataaaattagataagCCGTGGAACTTTTTAATTCTGGGGTATGATGTCGATATTGAATGTCGATATGAAGACACAGGTCAATGTTAAAAGCAATCGACTGTAGCACACATTCGGTCGAAAATAGCACTTCTTGTAACTGCAAATATTCTAGAAAACCATCAAGCAAAGACCCTGAAGGAAGCGACAACTATATGTTCCCAGAGAGAGTAATTCTAGTGTAACAACTACTAattcatagaaattatttataactaacTTTTCCATCGGAAAATTCCAACTTTGATACTCACTTGATATCTTTAACCCCTATTGAAATATCGCTTTCTTGAACATCCTtaatataaagataataaacatggactataaaaaaaaatagttattaattttaaatattcagatTCCATTATCGTAGCATAGATATAGACAGTCTACAGATTACTAATTTATAACAGTGTAGATTGCGCGGTATACAAATTGGAAACTACTTCGAGGATCAAATCAAATTATCTgtccccccccccccatttgTTTGGAGAATGTTTGACCATATTTCTATTGgagagaattttcaaaaaagaaatcatTCCAATATTTTATCTCGATAGATCGTCCCCGTACTACGTTTAGATATACAATGTAACTGATGTtacttgtttataaacaaaatctttatggtattattatgatatttgtatatatatacatgatttattaattttatttatgcattttttatataaaaaatgttagaaaaaaagTGGGAAGCATCGTATCCTGTTAAAAATCCTGAACATATTAACACTAGGACTAAATTACCACCTTTACCATTTCAAGCATCTTACGAAGAAGTGAGtatatgaatgaattttatgtCGTCTGcatgaatgaattttataaatctgCTACTGCTTCAAAGTGGTAATATTTCTGATTAAActgattatgcaaaattaatcaaaattttttaatgataagtaAATCACATTGTATGCGTTTTTGATTGATCGAAGTTTTCTCAGTTAAAGCCATAAAATACGAGGACTTTTGGATATTGtacaaatgtatatatatgacATTCATAACAATTACTGATTCTCACCGGTTCTGAATTTGGCTGCTATGTTCTGAATCTATAACAGTCACCGAACCCCATTACTGTACTATAGGATGCAAGATTTATGAGAAAGATTACAATAACTGTGGTGCCACGATTTGACGACTgattcttataaatttaattaaaataaaacgaaaataaaagataaaatttttgggtttttatATTAAGCGGAATTTGGATCTACCATTGTCTATCATATCTTATTAAATACTCTTATAGGATGaagaagttaattttttttggttaatatcTCATGAATATCAACGCATTTGGTtagaagaacaaaaaaaatgggAAACAATGACTTATCAAAGTAAAGAACAACAGTCAAAATTTATGAGAAAAAGTGTAAATCCACGTTTACGCCCACGACGTTATGCAACCCCTCCACCaattgaattcaaaataaaacggtatctaaaaaatattctttattttctatTGTATACTAGAAAGTATACAAGGTATTTATTTGTCTTTGAAATGAAGTGCGACATGGTCCTATTTAAGTAACAATTTTCATCGAGTATAAGA
This genomic interval from Chrysoperla carnea chromosome 1, inChrCarn1.1, whole genome shotgun sequence contains the following:
- the LOC123291056 gene encoding uncharacterized protein LOC123291056 isoform X1; its protein translation is MLEKKWEASYPVKNPEHINTRTKLPPLPFQASYEEDEEVNFFWLISHEYQRIWLEEQKKWETMTYQSKEQQSKFMRKSVNPRLRPRRYATPPPIEFKIKRYLKNILYFLLYTRKYTRYLFVFEMKCDMVLFK
- the LOC123291056 gene encoding uncharacterized protein LOC123291056 isoform X2, whose amino-acid sequence is MLEKKWEASYPVKNPEHINTRTKLPPLPFQASYEEDEEVNFFWLISHEYQRIWLEEQKKWETMTYQSKEQQSKFMRKSVNPRLRPRRYATPPPIEFKIKRFENIPGKTDTFHRDLKRAVCVEGKTKPK
- the LOC123291057 gene encoding uncharacterized protein LOC123291057, whose protein sequence is MFEKWVPSFPIRQPDQIVSIKVKMNSFSPSYEREKQIKINWLLSNEYQRIWFSEKAKYDLLNYPIKDTKRQRMENSSPPFVMKKRPTITGKVMVNRTRPPYRPELND
- the LOC123291054 gene encoding dnaJ homolog subfamily C member 7, translating into MAAETVNEMDVEIVDQENPQDFTFIPKDNVELAELKKENGNQLYKIKQYRQALPLYTEAIELCPDSAGYYGNRAACYMMLGRYKDAFDDARKSIQLDDQYLKGYIRVLKCSLALGDIATAEQSINNIKQLSMNANTNNDDTNNTVLQSIDNEIKSLNIIKLYTDEAQKAYEKSDYRKVVYCMDRLLEQCPACVKYKLMKAECLAYLTRYQEAQEIANDILHIDKSNADAIYVRGMCLFYEDNIDRAFSHFQHVLRLAPDHTKAMNIYKRAKLLKQKKDEGNEAFKKNKFDEAYALYTEALKIDQFNAITNAKLYFNRAIVLSKLNKLPEAIADCNEALKLDENYLKALLRRAKCYMDSQDYEAAVRDYEKACKLDKSRDNKRLLQDAKLALKKSKRKDYYKILGIDKNATEDDIKKAYRKRALVHHPDRHANASEHERKEQERKFKELGEAYGILSDPKKKARYDNGHDIDDLEGGMHADIDPNQVFQSFFGGGVPGHATEFNFSSGGFPGAFSFQFG